In Anomaloglossus baeobatrachus isolate aAnoBae1 chromosome 3, aAnoBae1.hap1, whole genome shotgun sequence, one genomic interval encodes:
- the LOC142297032 gene encoding L-threonine 3-dehydrogenase, mitochondrial-like: protein MPVVRTLARTVKRVLQSPVCGCQAVTSVRFIGFSPRQVTSDASFHSVSFSEAAHPRVLITGGLGQLGVGLAKLLRKRFGNSNVILSDIRKPPDNVFYSGPFIYSDILDYKNLREIVVNNRITWLIHYSALLSAVGEANVPLARAVNITGLHNILDIAAEHGLRLFVPSTIGAFGPTSPRNPTPDLCIQRPRTIYGVSKVHAELMGEYYHYRYGLDFRCLRYPGIISGDSQPGGGTTDYAVQIFHDAMKTGRFICNLKPDTRLPMMYIDDCLRATMEVLEAPAESLTMRTYNINAMSFSPEELAQEVRKHLPELEVVYNVDAVRQAIADSWPMNFDDGNARNDWGWKHEYDLPELVTTMLGYLNPERLAAQAS, encoded by the exons ATGCCTGTTGTGCGGACGTTAGCGAGGACGGTGAAGCGGGTGCTGCAGAGCCCGGTGTGCGGATGCCAGGCTGTCACCTCCGTCCGTTTCATTGGCTTTTCACCCCGTCAGGTGACGTCCGATGCCAGCTTCCACTCGGTGTCCTTCTCGGAGGCTGCCCACCCTCGGGTGCTGATCACTG GAGGATTAGGTCAACTGGGAGTTGGACTCGCTAAACTACTGAG GAAACGTTTTGGTAACAGTAATGTGATCCTCTCCGACATCCGAAAACCTCCGGACAACGTGTTTTATAGTG GACCTTTCATTTATTCCGATATTTTGGACTACAAAAATCTCCGTGAGATTGTGGTGAACAATCGGATCACCTGGTTGATACACTACAGCGCCCTGCTCAGCGCAGTCGGGGAAGCAAACGTTCCTTTGGCCCGAGCGGTCAATATTACCG GTCTTCACAATATCCTAGACATTGCGGCGGAGCATGGGCTACGTCTGTTTGTGCCCAGCACTATTGGGGCATTTGGACCAACCTCTCCAAGAAACCCAACCCCTGACTTGTGTATTCAGAGGCCGAGGACCATCTATGGGGTCTCAAAAGTCCATGCGGAGTTAATGGGAGAG TACTACCACTACCGATATGGCCTGGACTTCCGATGTCTCCGGTATCCTGGCATCATCTCTGGTGATTCCCAACCTGGAGGAGGAACGACAG ACTATGCAGTCCAGATATTCCACGATGCCATGAAAACCGGTCGATTTATCTGTAACTTGAAACCAGACACTCGTCTGCCAATGATGTACATTGACGACTGTCTGAGGGCAACGATGGAGGTGCTGGAAGCCCCGGCAGAGTCTCTCACCATGAGGACATACAACATCAATGCCATGAGCTTCAGTCCTGAGGAGTTGGCCCAAGAAGTGAGGAAACATCTTCCAGAGCTGGAGGTTGTGTACAACGTGGATGCGGTCCGACAGGCCATTG CTGATAGTTGGCCGATGAACTTTGACGATGGCAACGCTCGCAATGACTGGGGCTGGAAACATGAATATGACCTGCCAGAACTGGTCACCACCATGTTGGGCTACTTGAACCCTGAACGTCTTGCTGCTCAGGCCAGCTGA